In Euzebyales bacterium, the following are encoded in one genomic region:
- a CDS encoding PEP/pyruvate-binding domain-containing protein encodes MFVARLGTVGADDRARVGGKGANLGELRRLGQRVPDGFVVTTDAYATVLEQAGPAFRIRTHVNDSGRVDGSGWAAIRSDIASVAMPGPVASAIVEAYVALGGGPVAVRSSATAEDLPGAAFAGQHDTFLNVIGADAVLDAVRRCWASLWTDRAIAYRRRRGISAEHVRMAVVVQVMVPADSAGVMFTANPVTGARDEIVIDASSGLGEAVVSGLVTPDRYVLDGHGEVREWSQGRREVVVRGAPGGGVTHDTTEMDEARRLPGEILLELAGLGVSVADRFGQPQDIEWASTGGRVWLLQTRPMTALPPPPVRLTRVQRRTGPPILEMLPIRPYPLDMSAWIEPGLGRMVSRMLDEMAGLRVDLAETLPEDDGVVDRFVPPAPHPTLRVLTAPARNIRRIRRHDPAAWQADPRFAAFDQQVHALAARALSTMSWGELSRLPRRALDALHITTDLRVDYLPTAVAALLRLRLILTLLGRTGLFPELILGAPTRTTDANRALTALASRVRPDDTLRALFADLDAHDLACHLADAPELHEFRTALDAFLDAYGHRETSSVLLVSSPTWSDDPATVLGAVKALVDQPRRPVDAGRGARAMRQLLHHPVVRLTRSQARLTRMVHAARTGIALREDTHFHATRVLPIVRGALLEMGRRLAGDAILADQGDVFHLRLDELERLPDPAMAPDADAARIRRAVRARAARREQLSGAPLISPAVLFPDSPGDTDALVVGVAVGGGQATGPVRVIRQPAEFGTLRSGDVLVCPYTNPSWTSLFQRAAAVVVDTGGPTSHAAIVAREYGIPAVMGTGTATTSLIDGQVVTVDGDHGHVTAAAGTTTPVTPSAPRR; translated from the coding sequence GTGTTCGTTGCGCGGCTCGGGACGGTCGGCGCCGACGATCGCGCGCGGGTTGGTGGGAAGGGCGCGAACCTCGGCGAGCTGCGCCGGCTGGGCCAGCGGGTCCCGGATGGGTTCGTCGTCACGACCGACGCGTACGCCACGGTGCTCGAGCAGGCGGGCCCGGCGTTCCGGATCAGGACGCACGTCAACGACAGCGGACGCGTCGACGGCAGTGGGTGGGCTGCGATCCGATCGGACATCGCGAGCGTGGCGATGCCCGGCCCGGTGGCGTCTGCGATCGTCGAGGCGTACGTGGCACTCGGTGGCGGGCCCGTCGCCGTTCGTTCGAGCGCGACCGCCGAGGATCTGCCTGGCGCCGCGTTCGCGGGTCAGCACGACACGTTCCTCAACGTTATCGGCGCAGACGCGGTTCTCGACGCTGTCCGGCGGTGCTGGGCGTCGTTGTGGACCGACCGCGCGATCGCGTACCGTCGCCGACGCGGCATCAGCGCCGAGCACGTGCGGATGGCGGTCGTGGTGCAGGTGATGGTGCCGGCCGACAGCGCGGGCGTCATGTTCACGGCGAACCCTGTCACGGGGGCGCGCGATGAGATCGTCATCGACGCCAGCAGCGGCCTGGGCGAGGCGGTCGTCTCGGGGCTGGTCACCCCGGACCGCTACGTGCTGGATGGGCACGGTGAGGTCCGCGAGTGGAGCCAGGGGCGTCGCGAGGTGGTCGTTCGCGGTGCCCCTGGCGGGGGTGTCACGCACGACACGACGGAGATGGACGAGGCGCGGCGACTCCCGGGCGAGATCCTGCTCGAGCTCGCGGGCCTCGGTGTGAGCGTTGCCGACCGCTTCGGTCAGCCGCAGGACATCGAGTGGGCCAGCACCGGAGGGCGGGTGTGGCTGTTGCAGACGCGGCCGATGACCGCGCTGCCTCCGCCTCCGGTGCGCCTCACCCGCGTGCAGCGGCGCACCGGCCCACCGATCCTGGAGATGCTGCCCATCCGGCCCTACCCACTGGACATGAGCGCGTGGATCGAGCCTGGCCTGGGCCGGATGGTGTCGCGGATGCTGGACGAGATGGCCGGGCTGCGCGTCGATCTGGCCGAGACGTTGCCCGAGGACGACGGGGTCGTGGACCGCTTCGTGCCACCGGCGCCCCACCCCACGCTCCGCGTGCTGACCGCCCCCGCCCGCAACATCCGCCGGATCCGACGTCATGACCCTGCCGCCTGGCAAGCGGATCCGCGGTTCGCCGCGTTCGACCAGCAGGTCCACGCGCTCGCGGCACGCGCCCTGTCGACCATGTCCTGGGGCGAACTGTCCCGGCTGCCCCGCCGCGCGTTGGACGCCCTGCACATCACCACCGACCTGCGCGTCGACTACCTGCCCACCGCCGTCGCTGCCCTGCTGCGGCTGCGCCTGATCCTGACACTGCTCGGCCGGACCGGCCTGTTCCCCGAGCTGATCCTCGGCGCGCCGACCCGCACCACCGACGCCAACCGCGCATTGACCGCCCTGGCAAGCCGCGTCCGCCCGGACGACACGCTGCGCGCGCTGTTCGCCGACCTCGACGCGCACGACCTCGCGTGCCACCTCGCCGACGCGCCCGAGCTCCACGAGTTCCGCACCGCGCTGGACGCCTTCCTCGACGCCTACGGACACCGCGAGACCAGCAGCGTGCTGCTGGTCTCATCGCCCACCTGGAGCGACGACCCGGCGACGGTGCTCGGCGCCGTCAAGGCGCTCGTCGACCAGCCACGCCGACCCGTGGATGCAGGTCGTGGCGCGCGGGCCATGCGGCAGCTCCTGCACCATCCCGTCGTCCGCCTCACCCGGTCGCAGGCGCGCCTGACCCGCATGGTGCACGCCGCCCGGACAGGGATCGCCCTGCGCGAAGACACCCACTTCCACGCCACCCGGGTCCTGCCCATCGTGCGCGGCGCACTGCTGGAGATGGGCCGCAGACTCGCCGGCGACGCGATCCTGGCCGACCAGGGTGACGTGTTCCACCTGCGGCTCGACGAACTCGAAAGACTTCCGGACCCCGCGATGGCGCCCGACGCCGACGCGGCACGCATCCGTCGCGCGGTGCGCGCCCGCGCCGCCAGACGCGAACAGTTGTCCGGCGCCCCGTTGATCTCGCCGGCCGTGCTGTTCCCTGACTCACCGGGTGACACCGATGCGCTCGTGGTCGGCGTCGCCGTGGGCGGCGGGCAGGCCACCGGACCCGTGCGCGTCATTCGTCAGCCGGCGGAGTTCGGGACGCTGCGCAGCGGCGACGTCCTCGTCTGTCCCTACACGAACCCGTCGTGGACGTCGCTGTTCCAGCGTGCGGCGGCGGTCGTCGTCGACACCGGCGGACCGACCTCCCACGCCGCCATCGTCGCCCGCGAATACGGCATCCCCGCGGTCATGGGCACAGGCACAGCAACCACGTCGCTCATCGACGGACAGGTGGTCACCGTCGACGGCGACCATGGCCACGTCACCGCCGCCGCGGGAACGACCACGCCCGTCACCCCAAGCGCACCCCGGCGATAG
- a CDS encoding helix-turn-helix transcriptional regulator, with translation MESDTQLLKGHLDALLLAAVAGEPRHGYAIMEALREASGGQFELPTGTIYPALHRLEAAGLINGTWSTVDGRRRRTYQLTARGERRLQADRSTWREFAATITTLLEQPWPATS, from the coding sequence ATGGAGTCCGACACGCAGCTGCTCAAGGGCCACCTCGACGCGCTGCTCCTGGCCGCCGTGGCGGGTGAGCCACGGCACGGCTACGCGATCATGGAGGCGTTGCGGGAGGCCAGCGGCGGCCAGTTCGAGCTGCCAACCGGCACCATCTACCCCGCCCTGCACCGCCTGGAGGCAGCCGGCCTGATCAACGGTACGTGGTCCACGGTCGACGGTCGACGACGCCGCACCTACCAGCTGACCGCTCGCGGCGAACGGCGCCTCCAAGCCGACCGCAGCACCTGGCGGGAGTTCGCCGCGACCATCACGACCCTGCTCGAGCAGCCATGGCCGGCCACCAGCTGA
- a CDS encoding Type 1 glutamine amidotransferase-like domain-containing protein, which yields MDTTAFSAAPTWADDRGRDVPTTRPGPIALLGGHEHRRGMEAIERLLLEQVGVAAPTVAIVPVAASVRQVGMVAALARTYWTSLGAAVRVALPDAHGSHQALDAVAWADVIVLPGGVPNRLVATLGASPVWDLILDRWRSGAALSGSSAGAMSLFAWRLRLYPPHPLDLIPGLGPFDGWVAAPHFSRFRAERWAAPLAHRFGHLGVLGLDEGTAVVGRGRRFRVVGRGALTLIEGGTVTVHRASATVALNLNTPDVIGQPPVLVPPAPALAA from the coding sequence ATGGACACGACCGCATTCAGCGCAGCCCCGACCTGGGCCGATGACCGCGGGCGCGATGTGCCGACCACCCGCCCCGGACCGATCGCGCTCCTGGGAGGACACGAGCACCGCCGGGGGATGGAGGCGATCGAGCGCCTGCTGCTCGAGCAGGTCGGCGTGGCCGCGCCGACCGTGGCCATCGTCCCGGTCGCTGCGTCGGTTCGCCAGGTCGGGATGGTCGCGGCGCTCGCGCGCACCTACTGGACGAGCCTGGGCGCCGCGGTGCGCGTCGCACTGCCCGACGCCCACGGTTCGCACCAGGCCCTTGACGCCGTCGCCTGGGCGGACGTCATCGTTCTGCCCGGTGGTGTCCCCAACCGGTTGGTGGCCACGCTCGGCGCCTCACCGGTCTGGGATCTGATCCTCGACCGCTGGCGGTCCGGGGCGGCGCTGTCGGGGTCGTCGGCCGGGGCCATGAGCCTGTTCGCGTGGCGCCTCCGGCTGTATCCGCCGCATCCGCTCGACCTCATCCCGGGACTCGGCCCGTTCGACGGCTGGGTCGCCGCCCCCCACTTCAGCCGGTTCCGAGCGGAACGCTGGGCCGCTCCGCTCGCGCACCGGTTCGGCCACCTCGGCGTGCTCGGCCTCGACGAGGGTACGGCCGTCGTCGGTCGTGGACGACGGTTCAGGGTCGTTGGGCGTGGTGCACTCACACTCATCGAGGGCGGTACGGTGACCGTCCACCGTGCGAGCGCAACGGTCGCCCTCAACCTCAACACTCCCGATGTGATCGGTCAGCCACCGGTCCTGGTTCCGCCTGCGCCAGCGCTCGCGGCATGA
- a CDS encoding YbhN family protein, translating into MTVDTAPVGHVLDADRPVDGQPVAADQPAAHDAIPRYRALAGRALRWSLLALAAAMLVRFMSHGWPEIRASLSLLTVQRMPLFALAVVAETLWVYAMSQVYRSALMAFGGRVRRLTAVRISMAAFTLSRVLPGGGAAGGAVAARELIALGNPAVETILSMLASWWITMTGLAALSVAGIAASVFTDVLPAHHLIVPGIALAIFVGGGVALTLVARSPRSSRRLADVIARAAARFGPQVAASVVDASVGSATRRVRRGGLFAVFGWGMVVWITDATALWLALAAFGWQVEVGVLLVAYGVANMISALPELTPGWLGVLEASVAVTLSTFGVPNGVAVIAVLAYRLVSYWLPTAAGIPAAASVFGGRPLTRWRARRPGHALG; encoded by the coding sequence ATGACCGTGGACACCGCCCCAGTGGGGCACGTACTCGACGCCGACCGCCCCGTCGATGGCCAGCCCGTTGCCGCCGACCAACCGGCGGCGCACGACGCCATCCCGCGGTACCGCGCGCTCGCTGGACGGGCGCTGCGGTGGTCGCTGCTCGCACTCGCGGCCGCCATGCTCGTCCGCTTCATGTCACACGGCTGGCCGGAGATCCGCGCGTCGCTGTCGCTGTTGACGGTCCAGCGGATGCCACTGTTCGCTCTGGCCGTCGTCGCCGAGACGCTGTGGGTCTACGCGATGTCACAGGTCTACCGCAGCGCCCTGATGGCGTTCGGGGGCCGTGTCCGGCGACTGACGGCGGTACGGATCTCAATGGCGGCATTCACGCTCAGCAGAGTGCTTCCGGGCGGAGGCGCCGCAGGTGGCGCGGTTGCGGCGCGGGAGCTGATCGCGCTCGGCAACCCCGCGGTCGAGACGATCCTGTCCATGCTCGCGTCATGGTGGATCACGATGACAGGGCTGGCGGCGCTGTCCGTCGCGGGCATCGCGGCTTCGGTGTTCACGGACGTCCTCCCTGCTCACCACCTGATCGTGCCGGGGATCGCGCTGGCGATCTTCGTCGGCGGCGGTGTCGCGCTGACGCTTGTCGCCCGAAGTCCACGGTCCAGCAGGCGTCTGGCGGACGTCATCGCCCGAGCCGCCGCCCGGTTCGGCCCACAGGTTGCGGCCTCTGTCGTGGACGCCTCGGTCGGGTCCGCGACCCGGCGGGTCCGCCGGGGTGGCCTGTTCGCCGTGTTCGGCTGGGGCATGGTCGTCTGGATCACCGACGCGACCGCGCTGTGGCTCGCGCTGGCCGCGTTCGGTTGGCAAGTCGAGGTCGGAGTGCTGCTCGTCGCCTACGGCGTCGCGAACATGATCAGCGCGCTGCCCGAGCTCACTCCTGGGTGGCTCGGCGTCCTCGAGGCCTCGGTCGCCGTGACCCTGTCCACCTTCGGCGTACCCAACGGGGTCGCGGTCATCGCCGTCCTCGCGTACCGACTTGTGTCGTACTGGCTACCGACCGCTGCCGGCATCCCGGCTGCGGCCAGCGTCTTCGGCGGTCGCCCGCTGACACGGTGGCGGGCTCGTCGACCGGGTCACGCGCTGGGTTGA